A genomic region of Metopolophium dirhodum isolate CAU chromosome 1, ASM1992520v1, whole genome shotgun sequence contains the following coding sequences:
- the LOC132935201 gene encoding uncharacterized protein LOC132935201, with product MELSKETGEPMEVEKPSVLNNNLVNKKKQSKSSISSPEPNDVKNKRSNKRNKNDNLRSDPLKSLELQVPSTLELSTPTFNLTSSNTRTHRTTGRKNNVDITDAIYKLPFEHGWKRELVYRALSEFTIRNRASRSGDVYYYSPTNQKLRSLREIQEQLDMLSNKDLTIENFTFLKQPIGMNDRSKELIRDANSKLSKGNSFVGVAVRPKKSKTPVQRQPYDFELSDDENNKSSRKRKTVLKNAKSSFRLISKKGTSESMNTSSSTPEHISEDCQAIQSSASPKVTSPELEKIDINNTIVKRRNSEISGSSGEIATSSASMQSLNYMVKVLRHVFEYLKMDELLSASRVCTAWNIIAMNKYLWQNVRLKNSMVYDWERFVDSIDQQRTNTLDTRRMLIPSKIEDFESFWLQFSNAMTRAKQLKFIELYRCPVLVVEDIIYSLPQIEVLNASSIKNPNLMKASKNPKDLMYLNLNYLGQMRNLTELRLKGLTGIKLTALPSFENLINLNKFSLTSIKEFPKEIYQSLNTITDNIEFFEIGDCQCLTKDFAVSLKRFVNLKSLRLENCCNGWDQSAQDVFTVIRGLEKLNVLELVNIEFSNCVEDELEKCDGIKALLIIPAYVSQSATTNCHLIDCLKKLSKTLTYLVWGLTHELLRVTDLFIAQYQQNQHIFGYKLDLTHTKEANNNIPILRSRIPQQRPVDEATTKKEEDKLDNVNILSVPDLEKLLDTMMPDAKIRVIKVPFSGTSRVYLIDQFNDI from the exons ATGGAACTAAGTAAAGAAACAGGTGAACCTATGGAAGTAGAAAAGCCATCCGTTCTTAATAACAATCTTGTTAATAAAAAGAAACAGTCTAAATCAAGTA TATCATCGCCAGAACCTAATGACGTTAAGAACAAACGGAGTAATAAGAGAAATAAGAATGACAATTTACGCAGTGATCCCTTAAAATCTTTGGAATTACAAGTTCCCTCTACTTTAG aacttAGTACTCCAACATTCAACCTTACCTCTTCTAACACTAGAACACACCGTACTACAGgtagaaaaaataatgtagATATCACGGATGCTATTTATAAACTTCCATTTGAGCAtg gTTGGAAACGAGAATTAGTATACAGAGCATTAAGTGAATTTACTATTCGTAATCGTGCAAGTAGAAGTGGTgatgtatactattattctcCAACCAACCAAAAACTTAGATCATTACGAGAAATTCAGGAACAGTTGGACATGCTATCTAATAAAGATCTAACCAtagaaaattttacatttttaaaacaaccaATTGGCATGAACGATCGATCTAAAGAACTGATCAGAGATGCAAATTCTAAATTATCTAAA GGAAACTCTTTTGTTGGTGTTGCTGTTAGACCTAAAAAATCTAAGACACCTGTACAGCGGCAACCATATGATTTTGAATTGTCAGATGATGAAAACAACAAGTCTTCAAGAAAAAGGAAAACTGTTCTTAAAAATGCTAAGAGTTCCTTTAGATTGATATCTAAAAAAg GTACTTCAGAATCAATGAATACATCTTCATCTACACCTGAACATATATCTGAAGACTGCCAAGCTATTCAATCTAGTGCATCACCAAAAGTTACTTCTCCAGAACTTGagaaaattgatataaataacacaatagTTAAAAGACG GAATTCAGAAATCAGTGGTTCTTCAGGAGAAATTGCAACATCTTCCGCATCCATGCAATCATTAAATTACATGGTTAAAGTATTGAGAcatgtttttgaatatttgaaaatggaTGAGCTATTATCAGCTTCTAGAGTATGTACCGCCTGGAATATAATTGCAATGAATAAATACTTA tggcAGAATGTTCGTTTAAAAAATTCTATGGTCTATGATTGGGAAAGGTTTGTAGACTCAATTGATCAACAAAGAACTAATACATTAGACACTAGACGTATGTTGATACCCTCTAAAATTGAAGACTTCGAAAGTTTTTGGTTgcaattttcaaatgcaatgacAAGAGCAAAACAGTTAAAATTCATTGAATTGTATAGATGTCCTGTCCTTGTTGTTGAAGATATTATTTACTCATTACCTCAAATTGAAGTACTTAATGCTTCTTCAATAaa aaatccaAATTTGATGAAAGCGTCAAAAAATCCCAAAGATTTAATGtacttaaacttaaattatttgggACAAATGAGAAATCTCACAGAGTTAAGACTAAAAGGTTTAACTGGAATAAAATTGACGGCATTGCCatcatttgaaaatttaataaatttgaataaattt TCATTAACCTCTATTAAAGAATTTCCAAAAGAGATCTATCAGAGTTTGAATACTATTACTGATAATATTGAGTTTTTTGAAATTGGTGATTGCCAATGCTTAACAAAGGATTTTGCCGTGTCACTAAAAAGATTTGTCAATTTGAAATCATTGAGATTAGAAAATTGCTGTAATGGATGGGATCAATCTGCACAGGATGTTTTTACTGTCATTAGAGGTCTTGAAAAGCTCAATGTTCTGGAATTGGTAAACATAGAATTCAGTAATTGTGTTGAAGATGAATTGGAAAAATGTGATGGTATTAAAGCTTTACTGATTATTCCTGCTTATGTGAGCCAA tccgcAACTACTAACTGTCACCTGATTGACTGTCTCAAGAAACTCTCCAAGACATTAACATACTTGGTTTGGGGATTAACTCATGAGTTACTTCGTGTTACAGACTTATTTATAGCTCAATATCAACAGAACCAGCATATTTTTGGTTATAAATTAGATTTAACCCATACCAAAGAAGCGAacaacaatatacctatactcagATCAAGAATACCTCAACAGCGCCCAGTAGATGAGGCTACTACTAAAAAAGAAGAAGACAAGTTAGATAATGTTAATATACTTTCAGTTCCTGATCTAGAGAAATTGTTAGATACTATGATGCCTGATGCTAAGATTAGGGTAATTAAAGTTCCCTTTTCAGGAACAAGTAGAGTTTATTTGATTGATcagtttaatgatatttaa